From Mycolicibacterium cosmeticum, a single genomic window includes:
- a CDS encoding ABC transporter permease, protein MKSRRAIAAFGRKDFRGTYRDPLLVMLVVAPVIWTSGVAVLTPMFTAMLAQRYAFDLVPYYPLILTAFLLLTSIIIAGGLGAFLVLDEVDAGTMIALRVTPVPMSMFFAYRAATVMVVTTVYVVATMSLSGILKPGLVGVLIPIGMVAGLSAVVTLLLIVALAGNKIQGIAVLRALGMLIAGLPCLPWFIDTAWGLVFGVLPPYWAAKAFWVAGDGGIWWPYLVGGVIYNAAIGWPLYRRFTAKQT, encoded by the coding sequence GTGAAGTCTCGACGGGCGATCGCTGCATTCGGCCGCAAGGACTTTCGCGGCACGTACCGCGATCCCTTGTTGGTGATGCTCGTCGTCGCGCCGGTGATCTGGACCAGCGGAGTGGCCGTCCTGACGCCGATGTTCACTGCCATGCTGGCGCAGCGTTACGCGTTCGACCTGGTGCCCTACTATCCGCTGATTTTGACCGCATTCCTGCTCCTGACCAGCATCATCATCGCGGGCGGCCTCGGCGCGTTCCTGGTGTTGGACGAGGTCGACGCCGGCACCATGATCGCGCTGCGGGTTACACCGGTACCGATGTCGATGTTCTTCGCCTACCGAGCGGCGACGGTCATGGTCGTGACGACCGTGTACGTGGTCGCGACCATGTCGTTGAGTGGCATCCTGAAACCGGGCCTGGTCGGCGTGCTGATCCCGATCGGCATGGTGGCCGGGCTGTCGGCCGTGGTGACGCTGTTGTTGATCGTCGCGTTGGCCGGCAACAAGATCCAGGGCATCGCCGTGCTTCGAGCGCTCGGCATGCTGATCGCCGGCTTGCCGTGTCTGCCGTGGTTCATCGACACGGCGTGGGGCCTGGTCTTCGGGGTGCTCCCGCCTTATTGGGCGGCCAAGGCTTTCTGGGTCGCCGGTGACGGCGGCATATGGTGGCCCTACCTCGTCGGAGGTGTCATCTATAACGCCGCCATCGGCTGGCCCCTCTACCGGCGATTCACCGCCAAACAGACCTGA
- a CDS encoding acyl-CoA dehydrogenase family protein, protein MDLYDLDDDERVIAETAAAFAEKRIAPHALEWDETHHFPTDVLREAAELGMAAIYCNEDAGGSGLRRLDAVRIFEALAAADPTIAAFLSIHNMCAWMIDTYGTDEQRKTWVPRLASMSSIASYCLTEPGAGSDAAALRTKAVRDGSDYVLDGVKQFISGAGASDVYVVMARTGDPETTPGPKGISAFVVEKGSAGLSFGANETKMGWNAQPTAQVIFDGVRVPADALLGGSEGTGFGIAMNGLNGGRLNIAACSLGGAQAAHDKTVGYLADRQAFGTALLDEPTIRFALADMATALETSRNMLWRAAIALDNNHPNKVTLCAMAKRYVTDSCFDVADQALQLHGGYGYLREYGLEKIVRDLRVHRILEGTNEIMRVVIGRAAAAQASA, encoded by the coding sequence GTGGACCTGTACGACCTCGATGACGACGAACGCGTGATCGCCGAGACGGCGGCCGCGTTCGCCGAGAAGCGCATCGCACCACATGCGCTGGAGTGGGACGAAACCCACCACTTTCCCACCGATGTGCTGCGCGAGGCCGCCGAACTCGGGATGGCGGCCATCTACTGCAACGAGGACGCCGGCGGCAGCGGGTTGCGGCGCCTCGATGCGGTGCGCATCTTCGAGGCACTGGCCGCGGCCGATCCCACCATCGCGGCGTTCCTGTCCATCCACAACATGTGCGCGTGGATGATCGACACCTACGGAACCGACGAGCAACGCAAGACCTGGGTGCCGCGGCTGGCGTCGATGAGCTCGATCGCCAGCTACTGCCTGACCGAACCGGGCGCCGGCTCGGATGCGGCGGCCTTGCGCACCAAGGCCGTCCGGGACGGATCGGATTACGTCCTCGACGGGGTGAAGCAGTTCATCTCCGGTGCCGGCGCCTCGGATGTGTACGTGGTGATGGCCAGGACCGGGGACCCCGAAACCACACCGGGCCCCAAGGGCATCTCGGCGTTCGTCGTCGAAAAAGGCTCCGCGGGGCTCAGCTTCGGTGCCAACGAGACGAAGATGGGCTGGAACGCCCAACCCACCGCGCAGGTCATCTTCGACGGTGTGCGGGTTCCGGCCGACGCCTTGCTCGGCGGCTCGGAGGGCACCGGCTTCGGGATCGCGATGAACGGTCTCAACGGCGGCCGGCTCAACATCGCCGCGTGCTCGTTGGGCGGGGCGCAGGCCGCCCACGACAAGACCGTCGGCTATCTCGCCGACCGGCAGGCCTTCGGCACCGCCCTGCTCGACGAACCCACCATCCGGTTCGCGCTGGCCGATATGGCCACCGCACTTGAGACATCCCGGAACATGTTGTGGCGCGCCGCAATCGCACTGGACAACAACCACCCGAACAAGGTGACGTTGTGCGCCATGGCCAAACGGTACGTCACCGATTCCTGCTTCGACGTGGCCGATCAGGCACTGCAACTGCACGGCGGATACGGGTATCTGCGCGAATACGGTCTGGAGAAAATCGTCCGGGATCTGCGCGTGCATCGCATCCTCGAGGGAACCAACGAAATCATGCGCGTGGTCATCGGGCGCGCGGCCGCCGCACAGGCCTCGGCTTAG
- a CDS encoding response regulator, whose amino-acid sequence MASQPAPESGSRIPLRLVLVDDHEMVIEGLKAMLAAFGDRVQVVGQAVGTDRALAVVDDLDPDIVLCDVRMQGSSGLDLCLQLRARDPNRKVVMLSVYDDEQYLFQALRVGASGYLLKSIGSDELVRQLEFVHLGQTALDPGMAARAADTAARLQRDEFWPGARQGLTQRESEILSYVVNGLSNRGIATKLVIGDETVKSHLSSIYRKLGVTDRTGAVATALREGIYR is encoded by the coding sequence ATGGCAAGCCAGCCGGCGCCCGAGAGCGGATCGCGCATCCCCTTGCGCCTGGTCCTGGTCGACGACCACGAGATGGTGATCGAGGGGCTCAAGGCGATGCTCGCTGCCTTCGGTGACCGGGTGCAGGTGGTCGGCCAAGCCGTCGGCACCGACCGTGCGCTGGCCGTCGTCGACGACCTCGACCCCGACATCGTGCTCTGCGACGTCCGGATGCAGGGCTCCAGCGGGCTGGATCTGTGCCTGCAACTGCGTGCCCGTGACCCGAACCGCAAGGTCGTCATGCTGTCGGTGTACGACGACGAGCAGTACCTGTTCCAGGCGCTGCGGGTGGGCGCATCGGGTTACCTGCTCAAGAGCATCGGCAGCGACGAACTGGTCCGGCAGCTGGAATTCGTGCATCTGGGGCAGACCGCGCTGGATCCCGGGATGGCCGCCCGGGCCGCGGACACCGCCGCGCGCCTGCAGCGCGACGAATTCTGGCCGGGCGCCCGCCAGGGCCTCACCCAGCGGGAGAGCGAGATCCTGTCGTATGTGGTCAACGGGCTGTCCAACCGCGGGATCGCCACCAAGCTGGTGATCGGGGACGAGACGGTGAAGAGTCACCTCAGTTCCATCTACCGCAAGCTCGGCGTCACCGACCGCACCGGCGCCGTCGCCACGGCGCTGCGCGAGGGGATCTACCGATGA
- a CDS encoding fluoroquinolone export ABC transporter permease subunit: MTRLAAAIRLELTLQMRQKFLHAALFSGLIWLAVLLPLPRHLRPIAEPYVLAGDIAIIGFFFIGGSVFFEKQERTLGAVISTPLRFWEYLTAKLIVLVSISLVVAIVVPTVASGFVYDALPLVVGVLLGTLLMLVVGFISSLPFASVTDWFLAASIPLAVMLVPPVLHYSGVWPNPVLYAIPIQGPMLLLGAAFGQTALTGWQILYAVLYPMACLALLWRVAQLMFGRYVIEQSGVS; encoded by the coding sequence ATGACCCGCCTGGCCGCCGCCATCAGGCTCGAGCTCACGCTCCAGATGCGGCAGAAGTTCCTGCACGCGGCCCTCTTCTCCGGACTCATCTGGCTCGCGGTGCTATTGCCGCTACCGCGTCATCTTCGTCCGATCGCCGAACCCTACGTTCTCGCCGGCGATATCGCGATCATCGGCTTCTTCTTCATCGGCGGATCGGTTTTCTTCGAGAAGCAGGAACGCACCCTGGGCGCGGTCATCTCCACCCCGCTTCGGTTCTGGGAGTATCTGACCGCCAAACTCATTGTCCTGGTATCCATCTCCCTGGTCGTTGCGATCGTGGTCCCCACCGTTGCCAGTGGATTCGTGTATGACGCACTACCGCTGGTCGTCGGGGTGCTGCTCGGCACGCTGCTGATGCTCGTGGTCGGATTCATCTCGTCGCTGCCGTTTGCATCGGTCACCGACTGGTTTCTGGCCGCCAGCATCCCGCTTGCCGTGATGCTGGTGCCCCCGGTTTTGCACTACTCCGGCGTGTGGCCCAACCCGGTCCTCTATGCGATACCCATCCAGGGTCCGATGCTTCTGCTCGGCGCGGCATTTGGGCAGACGGCCCTGACCGGCTGGCAGATCCTGTATGCGGTGCTGTATCCGATGGCGTGTCTCGCTCTGTTGTGGCGGGTGGCGCAGCTGATGTTCGGCCGGTACGTCATCGAGCAATCGGGTGTGTCGTGA
- a CDS encoding CoA-acylating methylmalonate-semialdehyde dehydrogenase, whose protein sequence is MTTQIQHFINGRRTDAGSTRTADVLNPSTGEVQAQVLLASAADVDAAVAGAAEAQKEWAAFNPQRRARVFMRFIDLVNQNANELAELLSLEHGKTVADSLGDIQRGIEVIEFAVGIPHLLKGEFTEGAGTGIDVYSIRQPLGVVAGITPFNFPAMIPLWKAGPALACGNAFVLKPSERDPSVPVRLAELFIEAGLPPGVFQVVHGDKEAVDAILEHPTVQAVGFVGSSDIAQYIYSGAAAHGKRSQCFGGAKNHMIVMPDADLDQAVDALIGAGYGSAGERCMAISVAVPVGEETANRLRARLVERINQLRVGHSLDPKADYGPLVTGAALERVRNYIGQGVDAGAELVVDGRERASDDLTFGDADLSKGYFIGPTLFDHVTTDMSIYTDEIFGPVLCIVRAADYEEALRLPTEHEYGNGVAIFTRDGDAARDFVSKVQVGMVGVNVPIPVPVAYHTFGGWKRSGFGDLNQHGPASIQFYTKVKTVTERWPSGIKDGAEFVIPTMK, encoded by the coding sequence ATGACCACACAGATTCAGCACTTCATCAACGGCCGGCGCACCGACGCCGGCTCGACCCGCACCGCCGACGTGCTCAACCCCAGCACCGGCGAGGTCCAGGCGCAGGTGCTGCTCGCATCGGCCGCCGACGTCGACGCCGCGGTCGCCGGCGCCGCCGAGGCCCAGAAGGAGTGGGCCGCGTTCAACCCGCAGCGCCGGGCCCGGGTCTTCATGCGGTTCATCGACCTGGTCAACCAGAACGCCAACGAGCTGGCCGAACTGCTCTCGCTGGAGCACGGCAAGACGGTGGCCGACTCATTGGGCGACATCCAGCGCGGTATCGAGGTCATCGAGTTCGCGGTCGGCATCCCGCACCTACTCAAGGGCGAGTTCACCGAGGGCGCCGGCACCGGTATCGACGTGTACTCCATCCGCCAGCCGCTCGGTGTGGTCGCCGGTATCACCCCGTTCAACTTCCCCGCCATGATCCCGCTGTGGAAGGCCGGCCCCGCCCTGGCATGCGGAAATGCCTTCGTGCTCAAGCCTTCCGAGCGCGACCCGTCGGTTCCGGTGCGGCTGGCCGAACTGTTCATCGAGGCGGGCCTGCCGCCGGGCGTCTTCCAGGTGGTGCACGGCGACAAGGAGGCCGTGGACGCCATCCTGGAGCACCCCACCGTCCAGGCGGTCGGCTTCGTCGGCAGTTCGGATATCGCGCAGTACATCTACTCGGGCGCTGCGGCACACGGCAAGCGGTCCCAGTGCTTCGGTGGCGCCAAGAACCACATGATCGTGATGCCCGACGCCGACCTGGACCAGGCCGTCGACGCGCTCATCGGTGCGGGCTACGGCAGTGCCGGCGAGCGCTGCATGGCCATCAGTGTCGCGGTGCCCGTCGGTGAGGAAACGGCGAATCGGTTGCGGGCCCGCCTGGTTGAGCGGATCAACCAGCTGCGCGTCGGTCACAGCCTGGACCCCAAGGCCGATTACGGACCGCTGGTCACCGGGGCCGCGCTGGAGCGGGTGCGCAACTACATCGGTCAGGGCGTGGACGCCGGTGCCGAGCTGGTGGTCGACGGCCGCGAACGTGCCAGCGACGACCTCACCTTCGGTGACGCCGATCTGTCCAAGGGGTACTTCATCGGCCCCACCCTATTCGACCATGTCACCACCGACATGTCCATCTACACCGACGAGATCTTCGGTCCGGTGCTGTGCATCGTGCGGGCCGCCGACTACGAAGAGGCCCTGCGTCTTCCGACCGAGCACGAGTACGGCAACGGCGTCGCGATCTTCACCCGCGACGGTGATGCCGCCCGCGACTTCGTCTCCAAGGTGCAGGTCGGCATGGTGGGAGTCAACGTGCCGATCCCGGTGCCGGTGGCCTACCACACCTTCGGCGGCTGGAAGCGCTCCGGCTTCGGCGATCTGAACCAGCACGGTCCGGCCTCGATCCAGTTCTACACCAAGGTAAAGACCGTCACCGAGCGCTGGCCCTCGGGGATCAAGGATGGCGCCGAGTTCGTCATCCCGACGATGAAGTAG
- a CDS encoding GbsR/MarR family transcriptional regulator, with amino-acid sequence MQDAAEQLALVLTGHGLQRMTARVLATLLFTEHPSLTMGDLSELLNASAGSVSTALKSLTSVGLAERVPAPASRRDHYRLRDDAWAILFTSQNETIRAMQIAADTGIAAADAGSPAYHRLVQMRDFYAFLMSEIPDILDRWRQREG; translated from the coding sequence CTGCAGGACGCGGCCGAGCAGCTCGCTCTCGTGCTCACCGGTCACGGCCTGCAACGGATGACCGCGCGCGTGTTGGCCACCCTGTTGTTCACCGAGCACCCCAGCCTCACGATGGGGGATCTCTCAGAGTTGCTGAACGCCAGCGCCGGGTCGGTCTCCACCGCACTCAAATCGCTCACCTCCGTCGGCCTGGCCGAGCGTGTACCCGCACCGGCCAGCAGGCGCGACCATTACCGGCTTCGTGACGATGCCTGGGCCATCCTGTTCACCAGCCAGAACGAGACCATTCGGGCCATGCAGATTGCCGCCGACACCGGCATCGCGGCCGCTGACGCCGGCAGCCCGGCGTACCACCGGCTGGTCCAGATGCGCGATTTCTACGCCTTTCTCATGTCCGAGATACCCGACATCCTCGACCGCTGGCGACAACGGGAAGGGTGA
- a CDS encoding LLM class F420-dependent oxidoreductase, which translates to MTIDVGRYGVWTFGKVSPEQAVAIEQLGYGAVWIGGSPAGDLPFAEAILDSTETLQLATGIINVWTSPASQAAETYHRLEKSHPGRFLLGIGIGHPEHTEEYRKPYDVLVEYLDALDAADVPVQRRVVAALGPKVLRLARDRSAGAHPYLTTPEHTAEARKILGDGVFLAPEHKVVLTDGSAEATAEARRIGRETVDFYLNLSNYLNNWRRLGFTEEDIAKPGSDKLIDAVVAHGTAESIAARLAEHIDAGADQVTIQVLGGWDKLLPTLTALAGPLGLKG; encoded by the coding sequence ATGACGATCGACGTGGGCCGCTACGGGGTGTGGACGTTCGGCAAGGTATCGCCCGAACAAGCCGTGGCCATCGAGCAGTTGGGGTACGGCGCGGTGTGGATCGGCGGTTCGCCCGCCGGGGATCTGCCGTTCGCCGAGGCCATTCTGGACAGCACCGAGACGCTGCAACTGGCCACCGGGATCATCAACGTCTGGACCTCGCCGGCCAGCCAGGCCGCCGAGACCTATCACCGGCTGGAGAAGTCCCATCCCGGGCGGTTCCTGCTGGGCATCGGGATCGGGCATCCCGAACACACCGAGGAATACCGCAAGCCCTACGACGTGCTGGTCGAGTACCTCGACGCGCTGGACGCCGCCGACGTGCCGGTGCAGCGCCGGGTGGTGGCCGCGCTGGGTCCCAAGGTGCTGCGGCTGGCCCGTGACCGCAGCGCCGGTGCGCATCCGTACCTGACCACTCCGGAGCACACCGCCGAAGCGCGAAAGATCTTGGGCGACGGTGTTTTCCTGGCGCCGGAACACAAGGTGGTGCTCACCGACGGGTCGGCGGAGGCGACCGCCGAGGCTCGCCGGATCGGCCGCGAGACCGTCGACTTCTACCTGAATTTGAGCAATTACCTGAACAACTGGCGCAGGCTGGGTTTCACCGAGGAGGACATCGCCAAGCCGGGCAGCGACAAGTTGATCGACGCGGTGGTGGCGCACGGGACGGCCGAGTCGATCGCCGCACGACTGGCCGAGCACATCGACGCCGGTGCCGACCAGGTGACCATCCAGGTGCTCGGCGGGTGGGACAAGTTGCTGCCCACACTCACCGCGCTCGCCGGGCCACTCGGCCTGAAGGGGTAG
- a CDS encoding GAF domain-containing sensor histidine kinase, with translation MSDADAAPGRPAPADRNVLTADGELTLLRELIQAASSGPGVEPLAAAAARMITAATGADVCFVHVLDDTERSLTLAGATPPFDSEVGKIRLPLGEGVSGWVASQREPVVIIADKEADPRYRPFETLRGSDFTSMVSVPMETDPGGLVGVLNVHTVARREFGARDVELLLVIGRLIAGAMHQARLHRQLVARERAHENFVEQVIQAQEIERRRLAGDIHDGISQRLITLSYWLDAATRTVTESPAELSRAGDQLGRARELVDLTLQEARAAIGGLRPPVLDDLGLAGGLASLARSVPQLRLELDLADERLPDHIEVALYRIAQECLQNVVKHAQASTARLSFGVQDDTARLEIVDDGVGFDTFENPLGSDEMGGYGLLSMAERAEIVGGRLNIRSRPGSGTAVTATIPVPSV, from the coding sequence ATGAGCGACGCCGACGCTGCCCCCGGCCGGCCCGCGCCGGCCGACCGCAACGTCCTGACCGCCGATGGCGAGCTGACCCTGCTGCGCGAACTCATCCAGGCCGCGTCCAGCGGGCCGGGCGTGGAACCACTGGCCGCCGCGGCGGCCCGGATGATCACCGCGGCCACCGGCGCCGACGTGTGCTTCGTGCACGTGCTCGACGACACCGAACGGTCCCTGACACTTGCCGGGGCGACGCCGCCGTTCGACAGCGAGGTCGGCAAGATCCGGCTGCCGCTGGGCGAAGGCGTGTCCGGCTGGGTGGCCAGCCAGCGCGAGCCCGTGGTGATCATCGCCGACAAGGAAGCCGATCCACGCTACCGGCCGTTCGAGACGCTGCGTGGCTCCGATTTCACCTCGATGGTCTCGGTGCCGATGGAAACCGATCCTGGCGGATTGGTCGGGGTGCTCAATGTGCACACCGTGGCCCGGCGCGAGTTCGGTGCCCGCGACGTGGAACTGCTCCTGGTCATCGGCAGGCTGATCGCGGGCGCCATGCATCAGGCCCGGTTGCACCGGCAGTTGGTGGCCCGCGAACGGGCGCACGAGAACTTCGTCGAACAGGTGATCCAGGCCCAGGAGATCGAGCGCAGGCGGCTGGCCGGCGATATCCACGACGGTATCTCGCAACGGCTGATCACCCTGTCGTACTGGCTGGATGCCGCGACCCGCACGGTGACCGAAAGTCCCGCCGAACTGTCCAGGGCGGGCGATCAATTGGGCCGGGCCCGCGAACTGGTCGACCTGACCCTGCAGGAGGCGCGGGCGGCGATCGGCGGGCTGCGGCCACCGGTGCTCGACGATCTCGGGTTGGCCGGCGGGTTGGCCAGTCTGGCGCGCTCGGTCCCCCAGCTGCGCCTGGAGCTGGATCTGGCCGACGAGCGGCTGCCCGACCACATCGAGGTGGCGCTGTACCGGATCGCCCAGGAATGCCTGCAGAACGTCGTCAAACACGCGCAGGCCAGTACGGCTCGGCTGAGTTTCGGGGTGCAGGACGACACCGCGCGTCTCGAGATCGTGGACGACGGCGTCGGTTTCGACACCTTCGAGAACCCGTTGGGCAGCGACGAGATGGGCGGCTACGGCCTGCTGTCGATGGCCGAACGCGCCGAGATCGTGGGCGGGCGGCTCAACATCAGGTCCCGGCCGGGGTCCGGTACCGCCGTGACGGCGACCATCCCGGTGCCGTCGGTATGA
- the mmsB gene encoding 3-hydroxyisobutyrate dehydrogenase, translating to MSTIAFLGLGHMGGPMAANLVAAGHTVRGFDPVPAAIEAAKANGVTVLQSGAEAVAGADVVITMLPNGALVKSCYAEVLPAASAGALFIDSSTISVDDAREVNKLAAEHGYAQLDAPVSGGVKGAAAGTLAFMVGGAAEAVERGRPVLEPMAGKIIHCGDSGAGQAAKVCNNMVLAVQQIAVGEAFVLAEKLGLDKQSLYDVITGATGNCWAVQVNCPVPGPVPTSPANNDFKPGFATALMTKDLGLAMAAVASTGATAPLGTHAAEIYSKFAAEHADKDFSAVIELLREG from the coding sequence ATGAGCACCATCGCTTTCCTGGGACTCGGCCATATGGGCGGCCCGATGGCCGCCAACCTGGTGGCCGCGGGGCACACCGTCCGCGGGTTCGATCCGGTTCCGGCCGCCATCGAGGCGGCAAAGGCCAACGGCGTCACCGTCTTGCAGTCCGGGGCCGAAGCGGTGGCCGGGGCCGACGTGGTGATCACCATGCTGCCCAACGGCGCGTTGGTGAAGAGCTGTTACGCCGAGGTGCTGCCGGCCGCGTCCGCGGGCGCGCTGTTCATCGACAGCTCGACCATCTCCGTCGACGACGCCCGAGAGGTCAACAAGCTCGCGGCCGAACACGGCTACGCCCAGCTGGACGCACCGGTGTCCGGCGGCGTCAAGGGTGCGGCGGCCGGGACGCTGGCCTTCATGGTCGGCGGTGCCGCCGAAGCGGTGGAACGCGGCCGCCCCGTGCTGGAACCGATGGCGGGCAAGATCATCCACTGCGGCGACTCCGGTGCCGGGCAGGCCGCCAAGGTGTGCAACAACATGGTGCTGGCGGTGCAGCAGATCGCCGTCGGCGAGGCATTCGTACTGGCCGAGAAACTCGGCCTGGACAAGCAGTCGCTCTACGACGTCATCACCGGCGCCACCGGCAACTGCTGGGCCGTGCAGGTGAACTGCCCCGTTCCGGGACCGGTTCCGACGTCACCGGCCAACAACGACTTCAAGCCGGGCTTCGCCACCGCCCTGATGACCAAGGACCTCGGATTGGCGATGGCCGCGGTCGCCTCCACCGGCGCCACGGCGCCGCTGGGCACGCACGCCGCCGAGATCTACAGCAAGTTCGCCGCCGAGCACGCCGACAAGGACTTCAGCGCTGTCATCGAATTGCTGCGCGAAGGCTAA
- a CDS encoding ABC transporter ATP-binding protein — MRIATEVIDVRGLTFSYPKAHEPAIRGMDFSVGNGEIFGFLGPSGAGKSTTQKLLIGLLRGHGGRATVWGRDPVDWGQDYYQRIGVSFELPNHYHKLTGLENLRFFAALYAKPTADPMQLLDAVGLTGAANDRVAKYSKGMQMRLTFARSLINNPDLLFLDEPTSGLDPVNARKVKDIILDLKARGRTIFLTTHDMATADELCDRVAFVVDGSIVALDSPAELKIARSHRRVRVQYRVADQELRVAEFAMDGLADDPEFHAVLRDHHVETIHSREASLDDVFVEVTGRELA, encoded by the coding sequence ATGCGAATTGCGACCGAGGTCATCGACGTTCGAGGGCTCACCTTCAGCTATCCCAAGGCGCACGAACCGGCCATACGCGGCATGGACTTCAGCGTCGGAAATGGGGAGATCTTCGGATTTCTCGGCCCCAGTGGAGCCGGCAAGTCGACGACCCAGAAGCTGCTCATCGGCTTGCTGCGCGGCCATGGTGGCCGGGCCACGGTGTGGGGCCGCGACCCGGTGGACTGGGGCCAGGACTACTACCAGCGAATCGGCGTCTCGTTCGAGTTGCCGAACCACTACCACAAACTCACCGGTTTGGAGAATCTCCGGTTCTTCGCCGCCCTCTACGCCAAACCGACAGCCGATCCGATGCAACTGCTCGACGCGGTGGGTCTGACCGGCGCCGCGAATGACCGAGTTGCCAAGTACTCCAAGGGAATGCAGATGCGGCTGACCTTCGCGCGCTCGTTGATCAACAACCCCGATCTGCTCTTTCTCGACGAGCCGACCTCGGGGCTGGATCCCGTCAACGCCCGCAAGGTCAAGGACATCATCCTGGATCTGAAAGCGCGTGGCCGCACGATTTTCCTGACCACCCATGACATGGCGACGGCCGACGAGCTGTGTGACCGGGTGGCCTTCGTGGTCGACGGCAGTATTGTCGCGCTCGACAGCCCGGCCGAGCTCAAGATCGCCAGGAGTCACCGACGGGTGCGCGTGCAGTACCGGGTGGCCGATCAGGAGCTGCGCGTCGCCGAGTTCGCGATGGACGGGTTGGCCGACGACCCGGAATTCCACGCGGTGCTGCGGGACCACCATGTCGAGACCATCCATAGTCGTGAGGCCAGCCTGGACGACGTGTTCGTCGAGGTCACCGGACGGGAACTGGCATGA
- a CDS encoding HAD family hydrolase, whose product MRGDTPVRCFWWDAGRPAGAVVEELRAVIFDVDGALGDIERDGQRRAFNAAFAEHGFDISWSVAEYGRLVRIGDERRRIASALRRRGYGRISPEIASYIQHTKNDIFVEWVLDGDVTPRAGLVDLANRLYAAGISIAAISAGSPVWVEPLVRQLIGEGIAEVIVTPDDLSPAREPDLHGHALWELGIGAECALAVTGSAHGLRAATAAKLATVVVPTAYTAGQDFTGAAAVRADYAGWTVDGCVRQHRHWWMCR is encoded by the coding sequence ATGCGGGGCGACACACCTGTGCGATGTTTCTGGTGGGATGCCGGGCGGCCCGCGGGGGCCGTCGTCGAGGAGCTGCGGGCCGTCATCTTCGACGTGGACGGCGCGCTGGGGGATATCGAGCGGGACGGCCAGCGCCGCGCGTTCAACGCGGCCTTTGCCGAGCACGGCTTCGATATCAGCTGGTCGGTGGCCGAGTACGGCAGGCTGGTCCGGATCGGCGACGAGCGCCGTCGCATCGCCTCGGCCCTGCGCCGGCGCGGGTACGGGCGGATCAGCCCGGAGATCGCGAGCTATATCCAGCACACCAAGAACGACATCTTCGTCGAGTGGGTGCTCGACGGCGACGTGACACCGCGTGCGGGGCTGGTCGATCTGGCGAACCGCCTGTATGCCGCCGGCATCTCGATCGCGGCGATCAGCGCCGGATCTCCGGTGTGGGTGGAACCCCTGGTGCGGCAGCTGATCGGGGAGGGGATCGCCGAGGTCATCGTCACCCCGGACGACCTGTCGCCGGCCCGCGAACCGGATCTGCACGGGCACGCGCTGTGGGAATTGGGCATCGGTGCGGAGTGCGCGCTGGCGGTGACCGGATCGGCGCACGGGCTGCGCGCGGCGACCGCCGCCAAGCTCGCCACCGTGGTCGTCCCGACGGCCTACACCGCCGGCCAGGACTTCACCGGCGCCGCTGCCGTCCGTGCCGATTACGCGGGGTGGACGGTCGACGGTTGTGTGCGGCAGCACCGGCACTGGTGGATGTGCCGTTAG